The following coding sequences are from one Candidatus Caccoplasma merdavium window:
- a CDS encoding bifunctional 4-hydroxy-2-oxoglutarate aldolase/2-dehydro-3-deoxy-phosphogluconate aldolase produces the protein MAKFSKTEVLQKMASTGMVPVFYHKDVEVAKQVVKACYEGGVRAFEFTNRGDFAHEVFAEVVKFAAKECPEMAMGVGSVVDPATAALYIQLGANFVVGPLFNPEISKVCNRRLVPYTPGCGSVSEIGFAQETGCDLCKVFPGDVLGPSFVKGLKAPMPWSNIMVTGGVKPTRENLEGWFKAGVTCVGMGSNLFPKEVIAAKEWSKITELCKGALDIIKEIR, from the coding sequence ATGGCAAAATTTTCAAAAACAGAGGTACTGCAAAAGATGGCCTCGACCGGTATGGTACCGGTATTCTACCACAAAGATGTCGAAGTTGCCAAACAAGTAGTAAAAGCCTGCTACGAAGGTGGTGTTCGCGCATTTGAGTTTACCAACCGCGGAGACTTCGCTCACGAAGTATTTGCCGAAGTGGTAAAATTCGCCGCCAAAGAGTGCCCCGAAATGGCCATGGGTGTAGGTTCGGTCGTAGACCCCGCAACCGCCGCCCTGTATATCCAACTGGGTGCCAATTTCGTTGTAGGCCCGTTGTTCAACCCCGAAATCTCGAAAGTATGTAACCGTCGTCTCGTGCCCTATACCCCGGGTTGCGGTTCGGTATCGGAAATCGGATTTGCCCAGGAAACCGGTTGCGACCTCTGCAAGGTATTCCCCGGTGACGTTCTTGGCCCGTCGTTCGTAAAAGGATTGAAAGCCCCGATGCCTTGGAGCAACATCATGGTGACCGGTGGCGTGAAACCCACCCGCGAAAACCTCGAAGGTTGGTTCAAAGCCGGCGTTACCTGCGTAGGCATGGGTAGCAACCTCTTCCCCAAAGAAGTCATCGCCGCCAAAGAGTGGAGCAAAATCACCGAGCTCTGCAAAGGCGCCCTCGACATCATCAAAGAAATCCGCTAA